From Deferrisoma camini S3R1, the proteins below share one genomic window:
- the hisA gene encoding 1-(5-phosphoribosyl)-5-[(5-phosphoribosylamino)methylideneamino]imidazole-4-carboxamide isomerase, with translation MLVIPAIDLKGGRCVRLRQGRMDEATVYGDDPAAVARRWAEAGARRIHVVDLDGAFAGRPENREAIRAIRRAVDVPIELGGGIRDRATAEALFAEGVDYVILGTAALEDPDLVARLAEAHPERVLVGIDARAGRVAVRGWADVTDVAAEDLARDLAGRGAAGFIFTDIERDGMQTGVNLEATAAFARAAGRPVIASGGVSTLRDIERLIPLEAHGVVGVITGRALYEGTLDLAEAIAVAQGPTGDPR, from the coding sequence ATGCTCGTGATTCCGGCGATCGATCTGAAGGGCGGCCGGTGCGTGCGGCTGCGGCAGGGCCGCATGGACGAGGCCACGGTGTACGGCGACGACCCGGCCGCCGTGGCCCGGCGGTGGGCCGAGGCGGGCGCGCGCCGCATCCACGTGGTGGACCTGGACGGCGCGTTCGCGGGAAGGCCCGAGAACCGGGAGGCGATCCGGGCGATCCGTCGGGCCGTGGACGTGCCGATCGAGCTGGGGGGCGGCATCCGGGACCGGGCCACGGCCGAGGCCCTGTTCGCCGAGGGGGTGGACTACGTGATCCTGGGTACGGCCGCCCTCGAGGACCCGGACCTGGTGGCCCGCCTGGCCGAGGCCCATCCGGAGCGGGTGCTGGTGGGCATCGACGCCCGGGCCGGCCGGGTGGCCGTGCGGGGGTGGGCCGACGTCACGGACGTGGCGGCCGAGGACCTGGCCCGGGACTTGGCGGGCCGAGGGGCGGCCGGGTTCATCTTCACCGACATCGAGCGCGACGGCATGCAGACCGGGGTGAACCTGGAGGCCACGGCCGCGTTTGCCCGGGCCGCCGGCCGGCCCGTGATCGCCTCGGGCGGGGTGTCGACCCTGCGGGACATTGAGCGGTTGATTCCCCTGGAGGCCCACGGGGTGGTGGGGGTCATCACCGGCCGGGCCCTGTACGAGGGCACCCTGGACCTGGCCGAGGCCATCGCCGTGGCCCAAGGCCCAACGGGAGACCCGAGATGA
- the hisH gene encoding imidazole glycerol phosphate synthase subunit HisH, with translation MEVVVIDYDSGNLRSVEKALAHVGAPAVVSRDPARVRDAAAVVLPGQGEFGECLRKLEAFGLAQVVRDRILQGAPFLGICVGYQLLFDESEENGPVPGLGVLRGRVVRFPHPDPGASERRKVPHMGWNRLRKVRETPVLAGVADGAHVYFVHSYYPVPEDPDVVVTTTEYGVEFASAVARGNLFACQFHPEKSQRVGLALLRGFWENVVDSAGK, from the coding sequence GTGGAGGTGGTGGTCATCGACTACGACTCCGGAAACCTCCGGAGCGTGGAGAAGGCCCTGGCCCACGTGGGCGCGCCGGCCGTGGTGAGCCGCGACCCCGCCCGGGTGCGGGACGCGGCCGCGGTGGTGCTGCCGGGCCAGGGGGAGTTCGGGGAGTGCCTCCGCAAGCTCGAGGCGTTCGGGCTGGCCCAGGTGGTGCGTGACCGGATCCTGCAGGGCGCGCCGTTCCTGGGGATCTGCGTGGGCTACCAGCTCCTGTTCGACGAGAGCGAGGAGAACGGGCCGGTGCCGGGGCTGGGAGTCCTGCGCGGCCGGGTGGTTCGGTTCCCCCACCCCGATCCCGGGGCCTCGGAGCGGCGCAAGGTGCCCCACATGGGCTGGAACCGCCTGCGCAAGGTGCGCGAGACCCCGGTGCTGGCCGGGGTGGCCGACGGGGCCCACGTGTACTTCGTGCACTCCTACTACCCGGTGCCCGAGGACCCGGACGTGGTGGTGACCACCACGGAGTACGGGGTGGAGTTCGCCTCGGCCGTCGCCCGGGGGAACCTGTTCGCGTGCCAGTTTCACCCCGAGAAGAGCCAGCGGGTGGGGCTGGCGCTGCTCCGGGGGTTCTGGGAGAACGTTGTCGACTCGGCGGGCAAATAG
- the hisB gene encoding imidazoleglycerol-phosphate dehydratase HisB — MARRAQIERKTAETSVRLTLDLDGTGANRIATGVGFLDHMLTHVAVHGLVDLTVEAEGDLHVDAHHTVEDVGICLGRALAEALGDRAGLERFGEATVPMDEALAHVALDLSGRAHLSYDDAVPPGKVGDLDTELFREFFEALVRNAGITLHVRVLAGRNSHHKIEAVFKAFGRALRRAAAADPRRAGVASTKGSL, encoded by the coding sequence ATGGCCCGACGCGCCCAGATCGAGCGGAAGACGGCAGAGACCTCGGTTCGGCTCACCCTGGACCTGGACGGCACCGGAGCGAACCGGATCGCCACCGGCGTGGGGTTCCTGGACCACATGCTGACCCACGTGGCCGTGCACGGCCTGGTGGACCTCACGGTGGAGGCCGAGGGCGACCTCCACGTGGACGCCCATCACACCGTGGAGGACGTGGGTATCTGCCTGGGCCGGGCCCTGGCCGAGGCCCTGGGGGACCGGGCCGGCCTGGAGCGGTTCGGCGAGGCCACGGTGCCCATGGACGAGGCCCTGGCCCACGTGGCCCTGGACCTCTCCGGCCGGGCCCACCTGAGCTACGACGACGCCGTCCCCCCGGGCAAGGTGGGCGACCTCGACACGGAGCTGTTCCGGGAGTTCTTCGAGGCCCTGGTGCGCAACGCCGGCATCACCCTGCACGTGCGGGTGCTGGCGGGCCGGAACAGCCACCACAAGATCGAGGCCGTGTTCAAGGCGTTCGGCCGGGCCCTGCGCCGGGCCGCCGCGGCAGACCCCCGGCGGGCCGGGGTGGCCTCGACCAAGGGGAGCCTGTAA
- the hisD gene encoding histidinol dehydrogenase, translating into MKPIARWGTPEGDRILERLVSRGAGEAVAGVESAVREILEAVAREGDQALCRYTARFDGLELAPGDLRIPEAELEAAWHGLPAEDREALALAEERIRAFHERQRPASWFCDEDGVVLGQRVTPLDAVGVYVPGGTAAYPSSVFMNAVPARVAGVGRVVMVTPTPGGRVNPHVLAAAWLAGVREVYRIGGAQAVGGLAFGTATVPRVDKVVGPGNIYVATAKRLVYGRVDIDMVAGPSEILVVSDGSGEPAWIAADLLSQAEHDPWATAALVATDEGFARAVAREVETQLARLPRAETARKSWEDRGALLVVPSLEAACEVANRVAPEHLELAVERPWDLLGRIRHAGAVFLGHHTPESLGDYLAGPNHVLPTAGTARFFSPLGVEDFVKRSSVLSFSPAALARLAAPVMRIARLEGLEAHARAVEKRVGKREGWKASKLES; encoded by the coding sequence ATGAAGCCGATCGCGCGCTGGGGTACCCCCGAGGGGGATCGGATCCTCGAGCGGCTGGTGAGCCGGGGCGCCGGCGAGGCCGTGGCCGGCGTGGAGTCCGCCGTCCGGGAGATCCTGGAGGCGGTGGCCCGGGAGGGGGACCAGGCCCTGTGCCGGTACACGGCGCGGTTCGACGGCCTCGAGCTGGCGCCCGGGGACCTTCGGATCCCCGAGGCCGAGCTGGAGGCCGCGTGGCACGGGCTGCCGGCCGAGGACCGCGAGGCGCTCGCCCTGGCCGAGGAGCGGATCCGGGCGTTCCACGAGCGCCAACGCCCTGCCTCGTGGTTCTGCGACGAGGACGGCGTGGTTCTGGGCCAGCGGGTCACCCCGCTCGACGCGGTGGGGGTGTACGTGCCGGGCGGCACGGCCGCCTACCCCTCGAGCGTGTTCATGAACGCCGTGCCGGCCCGGGTGGCCGGGGTGGGACGGGTCGTGATGGTCACCCCGACCCCGGGCGGGCGGGTGAACCCCCACGTGCTGGCCGCGGCCTGGCTCGCCGGGGTGAGGGAGGTGTACCGGATCGGGGGCGCCCAGGCCGTGGGGGGCCTGGCGTTCGGCACGGCCACGGTGCCCCGGGTGGACAAGGTGGTGGGGCCGGGCAACATCTACGTGGCCACGGCCAAGCGGCTGGTGTACGGTCGGGTGGACATCGACATGGTGGCCGGGCCCAGCGAGATCCTGGTGGTGAGCGACGGGTCGGGGGAGCCGGCCTGGATCGCGGCCGACCTCTTGAGCCAGGCCGAGCACGACCCTTGGGCCACGGCCGCCCTGGTGGCCACGGACGAGGGGTTCGCCCGGGCCGTGGCCCGGGAGGTGGAGACCCAGTTGGCCCGGCTGCCCCGGGCGGAGACTGCCCGGAAGAGCTGGGAGGACCGGGGAGCCCTTCTCGTGGTACCCTCGCTGGAGGCGGCGTGCGAGGTGGCCAACCGGGTGGCCCCCGAGCACCTGGAGTTGGCGGTGGAGCGGCCCTGGGACCTGCTGGGCCGGATCCGGCACGCCGGGGCCGTGTTCCTGGGACACCACACGCCCGAGAGCCTGGGCGACTACCTGGCCGGACCCAACCACGTGCTGCCCACCGCCGGCACGGCCCGGTTCTTCTCCCCCCTGGGGGTGGAAGACTTCGTGAAGCGCTCGAGCGTGCTGTCGTTCTCGCCGGCCGCGCTCGCCCGCCTGGCCGCCCCGGTCATGCGGATCGCGCGCCTGGAGGGGCTCGAGGCCCACGCCCGGGCGGTGGAGAAGAGGGTGGGAAAGCGGGAAGGCTGGAAGGCTAGCAAGCTAGAAAGCTAG